A genomic segment from Polyangium mundeleinium encodes:
- a CDS encoding AgmX/PglI C-terminal domain-containing protein — MEGKQKVALTFALYQNEALVRRETVTQDIVKVGKDPKSHLRVDDELASRMHAVIEVASPEDITLIDLGNEPGTLVNGARVNKVKIKANDQLQIGGTKIVLEKAEPVAVAGGAAKAPGNPFAAAPAANPFGAAPAANPFAAAGGNPFAGAPAAAPSPFGGGGGDPFGMNNPFAQPKPPAHDEVPHDAPEGSYTYQLVKSGPDVPNEEVESPSASVEVMIMWDQMVLHVSHLTPPRSFYVGEEESKNFKCDYFVPQEKIGTTRAPVVLADRGGSVSVVLLPRAKGTIEFAGQPKMTVQQAIDSGKTQPCSELSGAFQIALPPGSKARIDVDGLIFQVSTVNAGRVVAGHVQFDTQNYLYHGLSMAVHLGLLAAMAFFMPPLGATDEDGVSDDQKFMIQQFLNAAAEKEMEEKETEQVADNAADNKEGGTGTRAKGEEGSMGNPNTKSSGNRYGVQGPADNADPHIARQAALRDAAEFGMIGLLNSGAGGDPNAPTAPWGRDDSLGNDALSARGNMWGDNIGDSFGAGGLGLSGIGEGGGGRGEGIGLGSIGTIGHGAGTGTGQGFGSGHGRLSGSHRTKPPQVRMGATSVSGRLPPEVIQRIVRQNFGRFRLCYENGLRNNPNLQGRVGVRFVIGRDGAVSNVGNGGSDMPDGGVVSCVVRAFYGLSFPQPEGGIVTVVYPIMFSPGG; from the coding sequence ATGGAAGGCAAGCAGAAGGTCGCGCTCACGTTCGCGCTCTACCAGAATGAAGCGCTCGTGCGTCGAGAGACGGTGACGCAGGACATCGTCAAGGTTGGAAAGGACCCGAAGAGCCATCTGCGCGTCGACGACGAGCTGGCCTCGCGCATGCACGCCGTCATCGAGGTGGCGTCGCCCGAGGACATCACGCTGATCGACCTCGGCAACGAGCCGGGGACGCTCGTGAACGGCGCCCGGGTGAACAAAGTCAAGATCAAGGCCAACGATCAGCTGCAGATCGGCGGCACGAAGATCGTGCTCGAGAAGGCCGAGCCGGTGGCGGTCGCGGGGGGCGCGGCGAAGGCGCCCGGCAACCCGTTTGCCGCGGCTCCTGCGGCGAACCCGTTTGGCGCGGCTCCCGCGGCGAACCCGTTTGCGGCAGCGGGCGGCAACCCGTTCGCGGGCGCTCCCGCGGCGGCGCCGAGCCCGTTCGGTGGTGGCGGCGGCGACCCGTTCGGCATGAACAACCCCTTCGCGCAGCCGAAGCCGCCTGCGCACGATGAAGTGCCGCACGACGCGCCCGAGGGCTCGTACACGTACCAGCTTGTCAAGAGCGGCCCGGACGTCCCGAACGAGGAGGTCGAGTCGCCCTCCGCTTCCGTCGAGGTGATGATCATGTGGGATCAGATGGTCCTGCACGTCTCGCACCTGACGCCGCCGCGCTCCTTCTACGTGGGCGAAGAAGAGAGCAAGAACTTCAAGTGCGATTACTTCGTGCCCCAAGAGAAGATCGGCACGACGCGCGCCCCGGTGGTGCTCGCGGATCGCGGCGGGTCGGTCTCGGTGGTGCTCCTGCCTCGCGCGAAGGGCACGATCGAGTTCGCGGGCCAGCCGAAGATGACGGTGCAGCAGGCGATCGACAGCGGCAAGACGCAGCCCTGCTCGGAGCTCTCGGGCGCGTTCCAGATCGCGCTGCCGCCGGGCTCGAAGGCGCGCATCGACGTGGACGGCCTGATCTTCCAGGTGTCGACGGTGAACGCGGGCCGCGTGGTCGCGGGGCACGTGCAGTTCGACACGCAGAACTACCTCTACCACGGCCTGTCGATGGCCGTTCACCTCGGGCTCCTCGCGGCGATGGCGTTCTTCATGCCGCCGCTCGGTGCCACGGACGAGGACGGGGTCTCGGACGATCAAAAGTTCATGATCCAGCAGTTCCTCAACGCGGCCGCTGAAAAGGAGATGGAGGAGAAGGAGACCGAGCAGGTCGCCGACAACGCCGCCGACAACAAGGAAGGCGGTACGGGCACGCGCGCGAAGGGTGAAGAGGGTTCCATGGGTAACCCGAACACCAAGTCATCGGGCAACCGGTACGGCGTGCAAGGCCCGGCGGACAACGCCGATCCGCACATCGCGCGGCAGGCAGCGCTGCGTGACGCGGCGGAGTTCGGCATGATCGGTCTGCTCAACTCGGGCGCCGGTGGTGATCCGAACGCGCCGACGGCCCCCTGGGGTCGCGACGATTCGCTCGGCAACGACGCTCTGTCGGCCCGCGGCAACATGTGGGGCGACAACATCGGCGACTCGTTCGGCGCGGGCGGCCTCGGTTTGTCCGGTATCGGCGAAGGCGGCGGTGGCCGCGGCGAGGGTATCGGTCTCGGCTCGATCGGCACGATCGGCCACGGCGCGGGCACCGGCACGGGCCAGGGCTTCGGCTCCGGTCACGGCCGCTTGTCGGGGTCGCACCGCACGAAGCCGCCGCAGGTGCGCATGGGCGCCACGAGCGTGAGCGGTCGTCTCCCGCCCGAGGTCATCCAGCGTATCGTGCGTCAGAACTTCGGTCGTTTCCGCCTCTGCTACGAGAACGGCCTGCGGAACAACCCGAACCTCCAGGGCCGCGTCGGGGTGCGCTTCGTCATCGGTCGTGACGGCGCGGTGTCGAACGTGGGCAACGGTGGCTCGGACATGCCGGATGGCGGCGTGGTGTCGTGCGTGGTCCGCGCGTTCTACGGTCTGTCCTTCCCGCAGCCGGAAGGCGGCATCGTGACGGTCGTGTACCCGATCATGTTCAGCCCCGGCGGCTGA
- a CDS encoding tetratricopeptide repeat protein: protein MKLGAMVMASCLVVSSMLGMGCSRNRQEAVILANQADKEVALNPEGAATKYEQATKLDPTNHRIFYKLSMAFKKKEEWDKTASTLSRATQLAPKFANYWFERAYALEMQAKKKTISYEEAKEPYQKCIENDPNFADCYHQLGNVFLWTDDEQKALENFTKAVEHNPTEIRYYTALADLYIRLGYTKEAEQVLKEAKNFAKPGDKTLFGVHVLLSQVHQDRGSLPEMVTELEAAKAVAGNEGPESVQILFSLGSTYAQLTPPRTQEAVQMLKGFTARACKGAKAASFKTECETAQTLVTRLGGN, encoded by the coding sequence ATGAAGCTTGGCGCAATGGTGATGGCGTCCTGTCTCGTGGTCTCGAGCATGCTCGGGATGGGCTGCAGCCGGAACCGGCAGGAAGCCGTGATCCTCGCAAACCAGGCGGACAAAGAGGTCGCGCTGAACCCGGAGGGCGCTGCCACGAAGTACGAGCAGGCGACCAAGCTCGATCCCACGAACCATCGGATCTTTTACAAGCTCTCGATGGCCTTCAAGAAGAAGGAGGAGTGGGACAAGACCGCATCGACCTTGAGCCGCGCCACGCAGCTCGCGCCGAAATTCGCGAACTACTGGTTCGAGCGCGCGTACGCGCTCGAGATGCAGGCGAAGAAGAAGACGATCTCGTACGAAGAGGCGAAGGAGCCGTACCAGAAGTGCATCGAGAACGATCCGAACTTCGCTGACTGCTACCACCAGCTCGGCAACGTGTTCCTCTGGACCGACGACGAGCAGAAGGCGCTCGAGAACTTCACCAAGGCGGTCGAGCACAATCCGACCGAGATCCGTTACTATACGGCGCTCGCGGATCTCTACATCCGCCTTGGATATACGAAGGAGGCCGAGCAGGTGCTCAAGGAAGCGAAGAACTTCGCGAAGCCCGGCGACAAGACTCTCTTCGGCGTGCACGTGCTGCTCTCGCAGGTTCACCAGGATCGCGGATCGCTCCCCGAGATGGTGACGGAGCTCGAGGCGGCGAAGGCGGTCGCGGGCAACGAGGGCCCGGAGTCGGTGCAGATTCTCTTCAGCTTGGGCAGCACTTACGCGCAGCTCACCCCGCCGAGGACGCAGGAAGCCGTCCAGATGCTCAAGGGTTTCACCGCCCGAGCATGCAAGGGCGCGAAGGCGGCGAGCTTCAAGACCGAGTGCGAGACCGCGCAGACGCTGGTCACGCGGCTCGGTGGCAACTAG